In Bremerella cremea, the sequence CTTCCCGCTTCACGCTAATTCGATAGTGCCCGGTGCCAGGAACATCGGAAAGGCTGTAGTTCCGCGGAGACGTCGGCGTTTCCGGATGGTTGACCTTCACCGTGATATATTGGCCAGCGCGAAAGGCAGGCAATTCCCCGCCGTCAGCTGGTTTCAAATAGAAAGACGTCACGATCTCGCTCTCGGGCACTTTTCGCTCGACCACAAACGTGCGATAGCCATTCCATCCGCCAGGGACCGAACGTTGTTGCTGGTAGATCTCTTCCTCACGCTCAATACAAACGGCGGCCAACACCTGATACGCTTCGGTCACGGCTTCCGCAATCTCTTCGGTAACCGCGTCTCCGAGCACGTCGCCAATGGCCGCCAAAAGGTGCTTCCCCACAATCGGATAGTGCTCGGGCTGAATCCCCAGCGAGCAATGCTTTTGCGCAATCAACTCGACCGCTGGCCCCAACGCGGCCAAGTTGTCGATATGGGTGAAGTAAGCACAAATCGCTCCAGCTAAAGCTCTTTGCTGGCCACCGAAGTGCTGATGCGCCTGATTGAAGTACGCTTTGACTTCCGGGTTTTCGCGAAACATTCGTTCATAAAAGTTGCGCGTAATGGCCTCGGCATGCGGGGCCACAGCCGGGGTAATTGCCTTGACAATTTGAATGGTCTTCGCACTAAGCATGAGGGAAAACTCCTTGCTGCGGATGAGGTTGCCGCAGGGGGTGGGATGGGGTAGAGTTAATACCTACACCAAAAGGTACACAATACAACCTACACGTCAAGGTGTATGTTTTTTCCTTTTCCCGAAATCGAGGAACAGACCGACATGATTTCGAAAACGGCCGAATACGCCCTCCGAGCCGTCGCGGCCATGGCTGCCCGCGCCGGCGCACCGGCATCTGCTGATTACTTGGCCGAGAAAACCAAGGTTCCACGCCGTTATTTGAATCGCGTGCTACAAGACCTGGCCGAAGCGTCTTTGGTCCGCTCGCGGCCGGGGCCTGGCGGGGGGCACGAACTTCTCCGCACGCTCGACGAGATCTCGATTCTAGACGTCATCAACGCGGTCTCGCCGCTGCAACGAATACGTGAATGCCCCCTGGGCTTGTCCACCCATAAAGCGCTTTGCCCTTTGCATGCCGAACTCGATAAGGCTTACGCCGCGACGGAAGAAGCGTTTCGCGGGGTTACGATGCAGCAGCTATTAGAATCGACCAGCCCTGTCGTTCCGCTGTGCGACTTTGGGTAGGCGTCGGGGTAACTTACTTGGCACCGACAAGCGAACGCTGAAGCGTTTCACTCGGTTTCTCACCGAACAATTCTTCGTAGTGGGCAGCAAAGCGACCTTGGTGGCGAATGCCCCATTTCTCGGTGATCTGGCGAATCGTGGCGGCAAGATTCGTCCGGCAGAGAAGTTCGCGCCGGATTCGATTGAGCCGCACAACCCCGAATAACTGCTTCGGAGTCAGGCCGTAAACTTCTTGTGAGAAACGTTGCAACGAACGTTCATGCAGCCCAGTGTGATTCACTAAATCTTGAATCCGAATCGGGTCGGCCAGATGCCCCCCTAAATACTGCTCGACACTTTCCATGAAAGCTTTCTTCCGTTCGGTTTGTCGGCGGATCACGACTTGATCCGGGCCGGCGGCAGATATGGCCTCCACTAATGCGCGCACGATACTCTGCTCATATTGCGCAGCGACTTGCGTCATATGCTCAATTGAAAACCTACGATTGCATTGCAGCAGCGATTCAATTTCGGTACGCAACTTGAGGGCTGCCCACCGTGATACAACCACGTTTTGCACGCTTGTTGGCGGATAGTTGATCTCACGACCAGAAAACTTAATCGCTTGAAGTTGCAACCACTCGCGCGACATTTGCAATGCGACCCACGGAGCGCCAGCCACGGTTCGATAATCGACGGCGGCATTCTCGGCATAAAGTTGAAAGTCGTCAAAGAAGGCTTCTTTTCCATTGACCCACGCGGTTTGCCCTGAAGTAAAAGTCATCCCCACCATGACACAGTCGGCCGTAGCCGACCCGCGTGCGAAGCAAGGCAGCGAGTAATACCCTTTATCGATACGACAGTTCGGCAAACAGATCCGCATTAGCTGGCCGGCAAACGGACCACCCTTGAGAAGCCGTTGCTCAAAACCGGTATTCGCAACCACATCCATCAAGACGTCCGGATCGAACGACTCAACGGTACGCTGCTGATAGAAAAACTTCATGCACATTTCTTGTCGGAAAGTGGATAACTAGTTGCGATTGCCAGCAAGGAGTAGTATACAACTTACAGTGCCCGACCTACTACTCTTTAGCGGGTAAGTTGCTGCACATTCGTGCGGCCGTTTCGTGAACCTTTGATGTTCACAGCCTTCTTTTCAGCCCAGACTCCGTGATCGCGTACAATGTCCAGCCGCGTAACGAGAATACGTTTCGACAATTAAGTTGGTAAGCGAAGGGCAACGTTTGCCAAAGCAAATTAATGCGAAGCGAATTTTCATTTTTTGATAAAGAAGCGGATCAGAGTCTATTTTGGAACTTTGGGAGCAAACTATGAGAATTTTCGTGTGGCGTCCCCTGTGTATGTTGCTGTTGGCAGCAACCGCCATGGCCTGTATGGCTTCGACGTCCTATGGCCAAGCCAAAAAGCCGAACATCTTGTTTATTGTCTCGGACGATACCGGTTACGGCGACTTGGGCCCATACGGTGGTGGTGTAGGACGCGGCATGCCGACGCCCAATATCGATCGCATGGCCGCCGAGGGGATGACCTTCTTTTCGTTCTATGCCCAACCTAGTTGCACGCCCGGGCGTGCCGCAATGCAGACCGGACGTATCCCCAATCGCAGTGGGATGACGACGGTTGCTTTCCAAGGGCAGGGGGGGGGCCTACCGGCTGCCGAATGGACCTTGGGTTCGGTGTTGAAACAAGGTGGCTATAAAACCTACTTCACCGGCAAATGGCACCTGGGAGAATCAGATTACGCGTTGCCCAACGCCCATGGTTACGACGTGATGGAACACTGCTTCCTTTATCACTGCAACGCGTACACCTATGGCGATCCGAAGTGGTTCCCCGACATGAATCCCAAACTGCGGGAGATGTTTAACAAGGTCACCAAAGGCTCGATGTCGGGTAATGCTGGCGAGCCAGCAAAGGAAGACTGGAAAGTCAACGGCGAATATGTTGATACGCCGGAGAAAGGTTTGGTTGGTATTCCGTTCCTCGACAAGTACGTCGAACAGTCCGGCCTGAAGTTCCTAGAAGATGCCGCCAAAAATCCAAATCAGCCCTTCTTCATTAACATTAATTTCATGAAGGTTCATCAACCGAACCTTCCCGCTCCGGAATTCGAGCTCAAGTCGCTTTCCAAGACCAAGTATGCCGACTCCGTGGTCGAACTCGACACGCGTATCGGTAACATCATGGACAAGCTTCGCGAACTGAAGCTCGATCAGAACACGCTCGTTTTCTACACCACCGACAATGGTGCTTGGCAAGACGTTTATCCCGATGCTGGCTATACGCCGTTTCGTGGTACCAAAGGTACCGTGCGTGAAGGTGGTAACCGTGTTCCGGCCATCGCCATCTGGCCTGGCAAGATCAAAGAAGGGATTAAGAACCACGACCTAGTCGGCGGTTTGGACTTGATGGCTACCTTTGCTTCCGTTGCTGGTACGAAGCTACCAGAAAAAGATCGCGAAGGGGTGCCGATGGTCTTCGATAGCTACGATCTGACGCCTGTGCTGACCGGCAGTGGCAAGAACCCACGCAATGCGTGGTTCTACTTCACCGAAAACGAACTCTCGCCAGGTGCTGCTCGTGTGGGCAACTACAAGGCCGTCTTTAACCTACGTGGTGACGATGGCGCCCTAACCGGCGGTATGGCGGTCGATACCAACCTCGGTTGGAAAGGGCCCGATAAGTATGTTGCAACCGTCCCGCAGATTTTTGACCTCTGGCAAGATCCGCAGGAACGATACGACATCTTCATGAACAACTACACCGAGCGAACCTGGACGCTGGTGACGTTCAACGAAGAGATTGGGAAATTGATGAAAACGTACATCGACCACCCACCCCGCAAACTACAAAGCGAGGTGTACACCGGTCCAATTACGATCAGCAATTTCCAGAAGTTTGAGTACATTCGCGATTCACTCAAGAAGGATGGCATCTCGATTCCGTTGCCAACCGGCAACTAACGTTTGAATTGCCAAAATCAAGAACAATGCGGGCCATCAACCGATGGTCCGCATTTTCTCTTTCGAATTCACACCCCTAAAAATGATTCTTTGTTCATTGAGGAGAGCCTAAAACCATGCAGCAACGATTTCCTTCGCCGCACTGGCTGGCCTGCTTGTTTCTGGTTTGTTTTGCGACCGTATCGTTGCACGCGGCCGAACCGCTTGCTTCGTGGAACGATACCGCTGCGAAGGCCGCAATCATCAAGTTTGTAGAAACGGTTACCGATGAAGATTCGGTTGCCTACGTTCCGCCAGAAGACCGGATTGCTACGTTCGACAACGACGGTACCCTCTGGACCGAACACCCCATGTATACGCAGTTGGCGTTTGCCTTCGATCGCGTGCGTACACTTGCCCCCCAGCACCCTGAGTGGAAAACCCAGCAGCCTTTCAAAGCCGTGCTAGAAAACGATCTGCAAGCCGTTGCGGCATCTGGCAAGAAGGGCCTGGTTGAACTGGTCATGGCCACCCATACCGGCATCACCACGGAAGAGTTTGAA encodes:
- the hmpA gene encoding NO-inducible flavohemoprotein, translating into MLSAKTIQIVKAITPAVAPHAEAITRNFYERMFRENPEVKAYFNQAHQHFGGQQRALAGAICAYFTHIDNLAALGPAVELIAQKHCSLGIQPEHYPIVGKHLLAAIGDVLGDAVTEEIAEAVTEAYQVLAAVCIEREEEIYQQQRSVPGGWNGYRTFVVERKVPESEIVTSFYLKPADGGELPAFRAGQYITVKVNHPETPTSPRNYSLSDVPGTGHYRISVKREVASFADGPEGLVSTYLHDQIEAGDALEIGPPCGEFYVDLAQVGDRPIVLLAGGIGVTPLIAMAKSLVARQVSNPIYFLQAARNSQVHALGAEVRELAKHPNVQALVMYDQPLESDLAKGYCDQVGLVDVALLREWLPIHNAEFYFCGPKAFMRNVFVQLNDMGVKPDRIHFEFFGPLQEITASHDPVAAS
- a CDS encoding RrF2 family transcriptional regulator, translated to MISKTAEYALRAVAAMAARAGAPASADYLAEKTKVPRRYLNRVLQDLAEASLVRSRPGPGGGHELLRTLDEISILDVINAVSPLQRIRECPLGLSTHKALCPLHAELDKAYAATEEAFRGVTMQQLLESTSPVVPLCDFG
- a CDS encoding helix-turn-helix transcriptional regulator, which codes for MKFFYQQRTVESFDPDVLMDVVANTGFEQRLLKGGPFAGQLMRICLPNCRIDKGYYSLPCFARGSATADCVMVGMTFTSGQTAWVNGKEAFFDDFQLYAENAAVDYRTVAGAPWVALQMSREWLQLQAIKFSGREINYPPTSVQNVVVSRWAALKLRTEIESLLQCNRRFSIEHMTQVAAQYEQSIVRALVEAISAAGPDQVVIRRQTERKKAFMESVEQYLGGHLADPIRIQDLVNHTGLHERSLQRFSQEVYGLTPKQLFGVVRLNRIRRELLCRTNLAATIRQITEKWGIRHQGRFAAHYEELFGEKPSETLQRSLVGAK
- a CDS encoding arylsulfatase; amino-acid sequence: MRIFVWRPLCMLLLAATAMACMASTSYGQAKKPNILFIVSDDTGYGDLGPYGGGVGRGMPTPNIDRMAAEGMTFFSFYAQPSCTPGRAAMQTGRIPNRSGMTTVAFQGQGGGLPAAEWTLGSVLKQGGYKTYFTGKWHLGESDYALPNAHGYDVMEHCFLYHCNAYTYGDPKWFPDMNPKLREMFNKVTKGSMSGNAGEPAKEDWKVNGEYVDTPEKGLVGIPFLDKYVEQSGLKFLEDAAKNPNQPFFININFMKVHQPNLPAPEFELKSLSKTKYADSVVELDTRIGNIMDKLRELKLDQNTLVFYTTDNGAWQDVYPDAGYTPFRGTKGTVREGGNRVPAIAIWPGKIKEGIKNHDLVGGLDLMATFASVAGTKLPEKDREGVPMVFDSYDLTPVLTGSGKNPRNAWFYFTENELSPGAARVGNYKAVFNLRGDDGALTGGMAVDTNLGWKGPDKYVATVPQIFDLWQDPQERYDIFMNNYTERTWTLVTFNEEIGKLMKTYIDHPPRKLQSEVYTGPITISNFQKFEYIRDSLKKDGISIPLPTGN